From Synergistaceae bacterium:
TACATTTTTCGACAAGAATATGTCAAGTTTATTAGATATATGTTAGATATGTTAGATATTTTATCGTTTTACGATGTTTTCTGAATGATATTTTTCGTGACGATTAAATCCGCGCTCAAAAGGAGCGTACCGACAGGGATTTTCACCAGACGGATGAAGTCCTGAACTTTCCCGTCGCTATGCTGTAAAATCGCTATGTTGTAAAATATCAATTTAATTGCGCATTGTGGCGCGGAGTAGGAAGCACTGAAGAAAAAACTCAGAAAAAGATATAAAAAATGAAAACGAGGGGGATGGAAAGATGTCTTTGCCGAAAGCGTATGTGGGTTTACCGATTCAGGAGGCCGGGCTGAAGCTGCTGCGGGGCAGCGTCGATTTCAAAATATGGGAGAAGGAGGGCGCGCCCCCCAGGGAGGAGCTCTTCAGGGAGCTCAAAGACGTGGAGGGATTGCTTTCGGGGCTGCCCATCCGGGTGGACGAAGAACTGCTGAACGCCGCTCCGAAGCTGAAAGTGGTCAGCAACTATGCCGTCGGATACGACAACATCGACGTGGAGGCCGCGACCCGAAGGGGGATTTGCGTCACCAACACGCCGGGAGTTCTCACTCCGGCCACCGCGGACCTGACCTTCGCGCTCATTCTGGCGTCCGCGCGCCGAATTATCGAATCCAGTAATTTCCTGCGTTCCGGAGGGTGGAAGATCTGGTCTCCCGAACTCATGGTGGGAGTGGAGGTCGCCGGAGCCACCATCGGCATCATCGGGTTCGGGCAAATCGGGCAGGCGGTGGCGCGCCGGGCGAAGGGCTTCGATATGAACGTCATCTACTTCGACACGGAGCGCAAGCCGGATGCTGAAAAACAGCTGGGCGCGCGGTATCTGCCCCTGGAAGACCTGCTGAAGGAAAGCGACTTCGTCACGCTGCACTGCGTCCTGAACGAGAAAACGAAGAACCTCATCGGCGAGAAGGAACTGCGGATGATGAAAAAAACCGCCATCCTCGTCAACGCGGCCCGTGGCCCGCTGGTGGATCAGGCGGCGCTTTACCGGGCCTGCTCCGAAAAGTGGATTCAGGGCGCGGGGCTCGACGTGTTCGTCAAAGAGCCGGTGCCGCTGGACGAACCGCTTCTGACCCTCCCCAACGTGACGACGGTGCCGCATATCGGGAGCGCCAGTCGGGTAGCCCGGGACGGAATGGCCACCCGGTCGGCGGAAAACCTCGTTGCCGTCCTGCACGGCAAAAAACCCAGAAGCCTCGTGAACCGGGAAGTCTGGAAGGACTGGCCTGAAGAGCCCTCCAAATAGAGGAGGAGAGCAATGGTGAAGGAGAAAGAAAAAATTTTCACGGAAATAGAACATCTGGAGAAGGAAATGGTGGACGCCCTCTGCTCGCTGATTCGCTGTCCCGCCGTCACGCCTCGCAATGGAGGAACGGGAGAGCAGGCCAAAGCCGAGCTGATCGAGAAAATTTTGAAGAGTCTCAAATTGCCTGATCCGGAGTGGTTTTTCGTAAAGGACGACGGCGCGCCGGGGGGAAAACGTCCCAGCCTCATCGTGAATTACCCCGGTGTTTCGAGGGAAAGGCTGTGGATCGTTTCCCACATCGACGTCGTTCCCGAAGGAGACAGAAAACTCTGGAGCCATGATCCCTTCGAACCTTTCGTAAAAGACGGTTACGTTCACGGGCGCGGAGCCCTGGATAACGGTCAGGCTCTGGTGGCCTCCATTTATGCGCTGTACGCGCTGAAAAAACTTGGAATATCCCCCAAACGCGAGGTGATTCTCTGCTTTGCGGCCGACGAGGAAATGGGCAGTCATTTCGGCTTCAATCAAATGACCGACCGCCTGAAAAAAGACGACCTCATCCTCGTTCCGGACATCGGGACGGAAAAGGGAGACATCCTGTATATCGGAGAAAAGGGTCCTCTGTGGCTGGAGTTCGTTGTTCACGGCAAACAGGTTCACGCCTCCCTTCCCAATCGGGGAATCAACGCCTGTCGGGTGGCGAACCTCCTCTCCGTGGAGCTGGACAGCGCTTTTCACAAAATTTCCACCGACTCCAACGACCTCTTCGACCCGGCGACCAGCACCTTCGAGCCGACCCGACGGTTCGGAAACGTGGCCAACATCAACACGGTTCCCGGCATGGAGCGTTTTGCCTTCGACTGCAGGATGCTTCCCGGTTCGGACTTGGACAAAGTGATTGCGCTGGCCAGGCAGGTATCTGAAGACGTTGCGAAACGTACGGGAACCACCATCGAAGTGACCATCGCCAACAGGCAGGACCCCGCCGCGCTTCCGTCGCTGGACTCTCCGATCATCCGCCTCACCTCCGGCGCCGTCAGGGAGGTTCTGGGCGTCGAACCGCGTTTTGGCGGGCACTGCGGCGCGACCTGCGCCACGCCGGCTCGTACGGCCGGAGTGACGGCCCTGGCGTGGGAACAGGCCCTCGACGCCACCGCCCACATGCCGGACGAACGCTGTAAAATCGAGCACATGCTGAACGAGGCCAAAGTCTTCGCCGCCATGATGC
This genomic window contains:
- a CDS encoding D-glycerate dehydrogenase — translated: MSLPKAYVGLPIQEAGLKLLRGSVDFKIWEKEGAPPREELFRELKDVEGLLSGLPIRVDEELLNAAPKLKVVSNYAVGYDNIDVEAATRRGICVTNTPGVLTPATADLTFALILASARRIIESSNFLRSGGWKIWSPELMVGVEVAGATIGIIGFGQIGQAVARRAKGFDMNVIYFDTERKPDAEKQLGARYLPLEDLLKESDFVTLHCVLNEKTKNLIGEKELRMMKKTAILVNAARGPLVDQAALYRACSEKWIQGAGLDVFVKEPVPLDEPLLTLPNVTTVPHIGSASRVARDGMATRSAENLVAVLHGKKPRSLVNREVWKDWPEEPSK
- a CDS encoding M20 family metallo-hydrolase, translating into MVKEKEKIFTEIEHLEKEMVDALCSLIRCPAVTPRNGGTGEQAKAELIEKILKSLKLPDPEWFFVKDDGAPGGKRPSLIVNYPGVSRERLWIVSHIDVVPEGDRKLWSHDPFEPFVKDGYVHGRGALDNGQALVASIYALYALKKLGISPKREVILCFAADEEMGSHFGFNQMTDRLKKDDLILVPDIGTEKGDILYIGEKGPLWLEFVVHGKQVHASLPNRGINACRVANLLSVELDSAFHKISTDSNDLFDPATSTFEPTRRFGNVANINTVPGMERFAFDCRMLPGSDLDKVIALARQVSEDVAKRTGTTIEVTIANRQDPAALPSLDSPIIRLTSGAVREVLGVEPRFGGHCGATCATPARTAGVTALAWEQALDATAHMPDERCKIEHMLNEAKVFAAMMLNDY